From the genome of Diorhabda carinulata isolate Delta chromosome 2, icDioCari1.1, whole genome shotgun sequence:
GGTTATGGAAAAGTCTAAGggggttatttaaaaaatattatttctaaaattactaaaaaatatgaCGTAACCTTTATGTTTTCTATTCAACCTTTTTATTAAccagttttagaaaaaaatgtaccTTATGGAAaggtatttttgtttttggttatACTATTAGTTCgacaaaataatatacataatattctgAAACATCTTGTATAAAGCTACTGTACCGATCAATATTCATGTAAGATAAAAGGTTTCCTAAATTTCACTTTTCTActgcataaataaataaatgaataagcTACTATATCGTTCTCCATATATTCATGTTCATTcttacaatttatcaaaaatctagaaaaacatcatgtttatatttaaaactgaTGAACACCATTTAATATAGATATTCACGATAGTGCGGTTAAACAAGAGTGAATTGTGGTTGTACTTACATTACATAGTAATTCCTTGgaaaattgaattgtttaaaTGTGTTAAATAACATGTTTTTCAGATGTCAAAGCATGcaagaaaactttttcaattaaacgTATAGATAAATCAATCCATTTGTTACAGGTGATATCCAATATATTACATGTGACTAAtgtttgtttaattaatttgtataaatttgagtgtttaaataattttcaaatattttttaatattctgaaTTACGTCAAGCCTGAAAATTATTTGCTGTTCTGTGACTGAATTGTATATTGAGGTGATGTTTTAGAAGAAAtagttataattaaaatgacAGAAAAGGGTGTGTAAGGCTGAACGAAAACTAGTTTCAATAGGGTATTCAATTCATCTAATTTTTATAGGGTTTtatccaaacaaaaaatatttttgcattgAAATTTAAGTAATTAAATTGACATTGATTATATTCAAAGTTGTATAGCATTAGGAAATTCCATATTTTGGTAAGCTTTGGAAAGTATTTTAACATATCTTATTGGGTGTTCGTGGTCGTGAAATTAGGACGAGATGTGGTGTCAACCCTTTAAACAAATACGCTTTACTTTAATCTttctaaacaaacaaaataaacttgaatGTCTACTTCAAAAGTTATGATATGATCATTGACATGTTACAATATTGACAAATGTCAGTCTTGTTGAGCTATAGCTAAGTTTATAAagtattgttattttataagaTTATATAcccaatatttttcaaacttaaatagatttttatgttaattatgGAGATATTATacgattattaaaattttcgatAACTAACTCACTAGCGCTTGTGGCAGTAAACTTCGTGAATAATAACCTCTATTATACACTCataaataatatactattattaatcacccaaataaataattgattatatcaaatataacaATCTATTGATCTATTGAGATAGAATCAATTGAATGATATTAAGGATGCCACATAAGTTATTCAATAGATTCACATATACTTCATAATTGTACTTATgtacaatgtttttattaatagaattcaaattttttatttgaattatgaattaatatttgCTTCTCGAATCAGTattctgtatattattttatattaattgtcattcttttcaattaacaaatcgGGTTTTTGCTTTATCACAGGTGTTGTTTTGAAAATCGCCTCTTTTAGATGAAAATTTACTGAATTACCTATATTACTGACTGTCACTCATATGACATACatagtttataaattttggGATGCAGTTGCTATGGCTTATAATAAAAAACCGAAATAAATAGAATGTACACAGCAATTCTTTACTTTTGAGGTAGATTATTAAAGTGAACtgtaattagaaaataatataagtcTGATATGAAACAATTATTGTTGGTTAAATGACCTGTAAAATATATGGGTTATTTGTGTACCGGCTAAttatatcaaagaaaaacatttgatgtccataaataaaagttttgataaaatttcacagTTCATTCTGTTGTTCTTTTGGTgttttttaaatgcaaattaTTTGATACTGTGCGAAAATAATTGACGTTACTAGTTTAAACACTGACGTAAGCgcttatttatttaatttgatatgtgGATATTCTAATACCCCATTTGAAGGTTTTTTaatgatgtaattttttcaaaaaataattccacGACAAACGAATTGCAACCTCGTAGACCCTTTTATctatatgtttttgttgattgattaAAAACAGATTTGATAAAGACTGTAATAGGTAGATACGTCAtctgttttaaattaaaatccaaaaagacctaaaattgattaaagtgtaaaaatattaacattttatataaaaaataattaaacaattaaaaatttagtgatataataaaaattgcgaGCCAAAGAATTGATAACATCTAATTTTATCCCTTtcatgtaataaatttttaatttactgtaaataattcacaattttgtaatatgtttttatatgtatatactgttcatattttcacttcatatttataaatatagttttagtCCCTAATgatgaatatatgaatattcgAAAACTCGAAATTTATGTTACAACATGGGAAAGTCTAAAATTACGGAAAAAGCTTTGGTATCTTATGCTTCTCTCATTGAAATTGATCTGGTATTACTTCGATGAGGTGGAAGATATgtttttttacttcaattataTCATGTGCTCTAAGTCTTCTATTGGTGtctatttgtattattttagttttcatttccTTGAAAGTTATCATTCTCCTCAAAAATGTCTTCCTTGAACCCAGAGCAACCACATCTTTTCCTTTTCCTTGCAATTAGTAGATAAGTAGAAAGGTGTTATATTGCCGCATCTCATATATAAATTCTTCCTATTCGGTTTCTTGCATTCTGCTTTATTGTGTCCTTACTCCTTCCAGCATTTGAAGAATTCACTATCTTTTTGTCTCTCAACGAATCGACATTCTACCCATCCGAGCCTCAGGGGTTTAATTTCCAGAAGATTATTTGCATCTCAATTACTTGCAGGTATGGTCacgttttgttttttgtataagaAAGCTGTGAACTGTCCAGCCGGGTTTGATGAATATTTAGACTTGCTTTCCTCATGCCTAGTACAGTTGTGAGATcatctatatttttaatatgaatcaCCTTCTTAACAACTAACGTTCTTAAGAATTTACGCTTTGTCTGTTTCACTACAGATTTTAAATATTAGCTCCCCtttttagtacatttttcaCGTCTACTCCTATTGCACTAGGGTTAATCGTAATTCTTCATTCAATTCATAGAAATTAAAAGAGGaactatttgatttttttggattgAATTGCAGTATTCGAGCTTGTTGAATTTTGACTGCTTGGTTGAATTTTTAGTTCTTGGGGGATTTTCTTCCTCATAGCTATGACCCCCATGGATGtgtggaaaaaaaatcattctgtGAAAGATTACTCTCGTAATTCCCTCTAATAACAGCAGTGCTAACTGCATCTTGATTGTTTTAAGAGTTACAAAGATATGCCTGTCCTGAGGTGCaagtttcattattataatagagTAACATATTGTTAGAAAACCCAGATTTCGGACTTCATCCACAGAATGGTATTATTCAAGCGGTAATGGACAGGACACATTGCGAGAGGAACTGACAATAGGTGGATCACACTAGTAACTGATTGTTACCCACAAAACATATACAGACCTAAAAAAAGATTTAACTCTAGTTGGGActataatattagaaaatgacgccaaacaacaataaataacaatgggctccaatgaaggattaatatataaatatgtaaggGGGCCACTACGTACGAATACGGCTGCAGATGATAAAATGGTTGTTCGGCAttataaaattctgttttttgatTAATACTAAAGTAATTAAATCAATGGATAAAGAGTACAATGCGCGTTATAAGCTTTTTCAGCGGTTATTGTATATACTATTAATCGGTTACTCAAAATATTAAGCAGTCTGACTATGGCTGATATGTTAATTGGCACTaacattttcaaacttttctatttaAGTTTATGAAAGTTTTTATATGCTCTATTGACCAGTTATAGCAAATGGTTTTAGACAAGTgttataaactaattttatcCAGTAGCGTAGCCAGGATTTTGAAATGGGGGGGGGGGAGTTTACCAGAGATTTTGGGCTCTTCCTACTCTCAGAGTCAGTAAAAAAGGAATAATGGTTTTAAATTAATACCAAAAGTCTGTTTCACTAGTCTGTTTATTTTCATCACATAATAACAGGTACATTTTTGCAAGTTAAAATCACTTGTCTTCTCCCCTGCTACAAAACAAAGTCCATTCTATGTGGCTTTAAAGAAAACTCACCCAGCACATCAGTTGGTGTGATAACAATCTCACGATGGACATTGAGCAAAGCTAGACCATTTAAACGTGTCTCATTTGTTGTGTTTCTGAGGTAAGATTTCAATCTTCTTAACTTCGAAAAATACCTTTCACTTGTAGCAGTCGTTACTGGCAGCGTGCCAAATATTTTGAGTAAATTGTGGACTGCTGGTAGAATAGTTTTGTCACACATATTTAGCGCTTCAACGGCACATTTCGGGTATTTTTCCAGTTGATTGACGTACGTATACCATACCGAAATTTCATCTAATGCAGGATCCTCACTGCAATCGATATCTGTGGCATACTTGGCAAAAAGTTGTTTCACTTCCTTCTCGTCCTCTTCAGATAATGTCAATTTATCTTTTGTTGGCAATAGGTATTGAAAAGATTTCAAAATGCCTTTATGTTCAATGAAATGAGTTCAGTTGTTGGATGAATCCATCCAAGAATGGTATGAATACAGCTATTCTATAATAAACTTCAGGGTTTTTGGTTTCTACGTTGCACCTTAAAGTTTGTAGACCTGCTAGACGTGGGATACGCAATTCAATGTCAAGGCTATCAGCCTTTGCCTGTACTTgctcatatattttttgaactCATCTTCTGCATGATCTCTCAGTGTCAATAGTCTCTCTTCAACCGCAGAAGCGTATCCCATTGCATTTGCCAAGTCTAAATGTTCTGACTGCAAAAATCGGCTCAAGGGTGCACtgatactaaatattttttttacaacatgAAATGATACAATGAACTCTGAGCTCTGAATTGAGCATAGCAGTAGATTAGCATTAGAGGCAGCTTCACGATCAGGCCATTGGGAGATTTTAAAAAGACTGTTAATTACTGCATCATACTTATACTCCATAAAAACAGTCATGACGCTCAAACCATCTTGTGGGGCATACAGCTGGGTCATACTTTTGACTCGATTGATTCTTGAAGGACGTTTAATCTTTTGGGTGATGCGTAGAAGGTGTATTGTATTGATGATACCCAAACAATTTCTGATGCTTTTGATATCACATGCATTTGAGACAGCCAAATTCAGTACGTGGAAACTGCGGTGTATATACAAagctaatatatatatacatatatatacaaaatcCCCAATCATAGCGCTGGCTCCATCGTAACCTTGTCCCCGCATGTACGTCATGTCTACTCCTAGTTTGGAAAGAGTATTCAAGATATCTTTAGCTAGTCCCCTTCCAGTAGCGTCTTTTATTGGAACGAACTGTATAAAATCTTCCCTGATCTTCTCAGTCTCGGTATCAATGTATATAATACCAAGGGACATTTGCTGTATTTCTGTAATATCTGTTGTCTCGTCTGCAAGTACTGTGAAACATTTAGCAAGATTGACTTTGCTGACAATTTGTTTTACAATAAAGTCATTACAGCAAGAAATCAACACATTTTGAGTATGGGGACTAATATACTTGGCATTTT
Proteins encoded in this window:
- the LOC130903740 gene encoding 52 kDa repressor of the inhibitor of the protein kinase-like, which codes for MEENREKIKPIIETIILCGRQNILLRGHRYHGPIDLSKEPIENDGNFRALLFFRVNSGDETLKYHLQTCSKNAKYISPHTQNVLISCCNDFIVKQIVSKVNLAKCFTVLADETTDITEIQQMSLGIIYIDTETEKIREDFIQFVPIKDATGRGLAKDILNTLSKLGVDMTYMRGQGYDGASAMIGDFVYICIYILALYIHRSFHVLNLAVSNACDIKSIRNCLGIINTIHLLRITQKIKRPSRINRVKSMTQLYAPQDGLSVMTVFMEYKYDAVINSLFKISQWPDREAASNANLLLCSIQSSEFIVSFHVVKKIFSISAPLSRFLQSEHLDLANAMGYASAVEERLLTLRDHAEDEFKKYMSKYRQRLIALTLNCVSHV